One Limibacter armeniacum DNA window includes the following coding sequences:
- a CDS encoding AraC family transcriptional regulator, whose translation MVLKSELENEGLSLFELDLRQASNEQGIQTKSIQVNQEGIRMESQLSYTSDLCIIQSTFSNKKDLTDLFSIEGEYIKIVYSASGGTTINDTDTSYSTNPGHFKLGYGKDTKRSILMPKGNDTSYTIILIKYAYFLSLLEGEEWACNSAFIKEIKANKLPSGEINFPISFPLHHIIHEITNAKWKVKERIHYFNLKIKELLLSLYCFEQESKETIEGVNAEMLRKIEEAHDYIEANFRKTPTIKELSKRVLLNELQLKQGFKKVYGTTIRSYIIDLKMREAILMLKDYKINEIAESLGYNSLSHFITTFKKYYGSSPKKFNK comes from the coding sequence ATGGTTCTAAAATCAGAATTGGAAAATGAAGGGTTGTCCTTGTTTGAGTTGGACCTCAGGCAGGCTTCAAATGAGCAGGGGATACAGACAAAAAGCATCCAGGTTAATCAAGAGGGAATTAGGATGGAAAGCCAATTGAGTTATACATCTGACCTTTGTATTATTCAGTCAACCTTTTCCAATAAAAAAGACCTTACTGACCTGTTCAGCATAGAAGGGGAGTATATCAAGATTGTATATTCTGCAAGTGGTGGTACTACAATCAATGATACCGATACGAGTTATTCCACAAATCCGGGGCATTTTAAGTTGGGCTATGGCAAAGACACAAAACGAAGCATTTTGATGCCAAAAGGGAATGACACTTCATATACCATTATCCTGATTAAGTATGCATACTTCTTATCCTTGCTTGAAGGAGAAGAGTGGGCATGTAATAGTGCATTTATCAAAGAGATCAAAGCCAACAAGCTGCCATCAGGAGAAATCAATTTTCCTATCTCTTTTCCACTCCACCATATTATCCATGAAATAACAAACGCTAAGTGGAAAGTGAAGGAGCGTATTCATTATTTCAACTTGAAAATAAAGGAGTTACTCCTTTCCCTTTATTGCTTTGAGCAAGAAAGTAAAGAAACAATTGAAGGGGTAAATGCTGAAATGTTAAGGAAAATAGAAGAAGCCCATGATTATATCGAGGCTAATTTCAGAAAGACTCCTACTATCAAGGAACTCTCAAAGCGTGTGTTGCTGAATGAGCTTCAGTTGAAACAGGGCTTCAAAAAAGTATATGGAACCACTATCAGGTCTTATATCATAGATTTAAAAATGCGGGAAGCCATTTTGATGTTGAAAGATTATAAAATCAATGAAATAGCGGAAAGTCTGGGATACAATAGCCTGTCTCACTTTATCACCACCTTTAAAAAATACTACGGTAGTTCTCCCAAAAAATTCAATAAGTAG
- a CDS encoding TonB-dependent receptor: MIFQLKNFLVICTIFCACVFTSDLFAQQSKGQISGTVLSEEGKPLADAYVFLKNTNYHTTTDKEGFYHLAAPAGDYKVICTSIGYINQVRDIVVQTGQTNNLSLTLAFDPNMILDEVTVAGKSIVEEVNESAYNVVAIDAGKLKNSSMDLSQAMEKVSGIRIRRSGGQGSRTSIMLNGFSGKHVKVFMDGIPMNNFGPAFNINNIPINLADRIEIYKGVVPIELGSDALGGAINIVTKKTSNTYLDASYSYGSFNTHKSSINFGSTSRSGFTFSINAFQSYSDNNYKVKSLLLDVNEDGINDGVYSTEEYWFRRFHDTYHNESVVGKIGVQKKPWADRLLLGLTLSQMEADIQHANIMKIVYGGRKREATTIMPSLEYFKNNLFVKDLTFSLTANYSQVNNVNIDTVARQYNWNGEYRIKSSKGEGDYSLGKYSNNSGVATANLTYSPNDKHHFALNNVFSTYARKNTDEKATAETGAAIDSIKRSNLKNVLGISYRYQVNKKWNTAAFGKNYFVSVTGPVDTTSTTTAQYERQTRSFNTTGYGLVTNYQLTPNLLLKASFEKTYRLPSETELFGDEVLEVGTVTLKAENSNNVNFNVSYNPSFGKSKLHSINLDAGFIYRDTRDYIRRQIEQKYGGAYYTNHGKVLNLGIDLEAKYYYNNQFSLGGNMSYQNIRNMEEFSPSGQKLIYYKDRMPNLPYLFGNAFTSYEFTGKQGNSLTVSYFLNYVHEFFRQWESEGGSRDKKVIPEQLSHDLALTYILKNGRYNISLEVQNLTDELLYDNYSLQKPGRSFSAKLRYYFTKHND; this comes from the coding sequence ATGATATTCCAGCTGAAAAATTTTTTAGTCATATGCACGATTTTTTGTGCTTGCGTATTCACCTCAGACTTGTTTGCCCAACAGTCCAAAGGTCAGATCAGTGGAACTGTGCTATCTGAAGAGGGAAAACCACTTGCTGATGCCTATGTTTTTTTGAAAAACACAAATTACCACACCACAACAGACAAGGAAGGGTTCTACCATTTGGCAGCTCCAGCTGGAGACTACAAAGTTATCTGTACAAGTATTGGGTACATCAATCAGGTAAGAGACATAGTCGTTCAGACAGGACAAACCAACAATCTGAGCCTGACCTTGGCATTTGACCCGAACATGATACTGGATGAAGTAACGGTTGCCGGCAAATCCATTGTAGAAGAGGTCAACGAATCAGCATATAACGTAGTAGCCATTGATGCAGGAAAGCTGAAAAACAGTTCGATGGACTTGTCACAAGCGATGGAAAAAGTTTCCGGCATCCGGATAAGAAGGTCTGGTGGACAAGGCTCCCGTACTTCTATTATGCTGAATGGTTTTTCGGGCAAACATGTAAAGGTATTTATGGACGGTATCCCCATGAATAACTTTGGTCCTGCTTTCAATATCAACAATATTCCCATCAACCTAGCCGACAGAATTGAGATCTATAAAGGTGTAGTACCTATCGAATTGGGTTCAGATGCCTTGGGAGGTGCCATCAATATTGTCACTAAAAAGACTTCAAATACCTACTTGGATGCCTCCTACTCATATGGGTCATTCAATACACATAAGTCCAGTATAAACTTTGGTAGCACTTCAAGGTCTGGTTTCACTTTCAGCATCAATGCCTTCCAAAGCTATTCAGACAATAACTATAAGGTAAAATCCCTGTTGCTGGATGTCAATGAAGATGGTATTAATGACGGTGTCTACTCCACTGAAGAATATTGGTTCAGGCGTTTTCATGATACCTACCACAACGAATCAGTTGTTGGTAAAATAGGTGTACAGAAAAAACCTTGGGCTGACCGACTGTTACTGGGGTTAACGCTTTCCCAAATGGAAGCTGATATTCAGCATGCCAACATCATGAAGATCGTATATGGCGGCAGAAAGAGAGAGGCAACTACCATTATGCCTTCACTGGAATATTTCAAAAACAACCTCTTTGTCAAAGACCTGACGTTTTCACTTACAGCGAATTACAGCCAAGTGAACAATGTGAATATTGACACGGTAGCAAGACAGTACAACTGGAATGGTGAATACAGGATAAAATCATCCAAAGGTGAAGGAGACTATTCGTTGGGCAAGTATAGCAACAACAGTGGCGTCGCTACCGCCAACCTTACGTACTCGCCAAATGACAAACACCATTTTGCACTCAATAATGTATTCAGCACCTATGCCAGAAAGAACACAGATGAAAAAGCAACAGCTGAAACCGGTGCTGCCATCGACTCCATCAAACGATCGAACCTCAAAAATGTATTGGGTATCTCTTATCGTTATCAGGTAAATAAAAAGTGGAATACTGCTGCTTTTGGTAAAAACTACTTTGTCTCTGTAACAGGCCCTGTAGATACCACTTCAACTACTACTGCCCAATATGAACGTCAAACCAGAAGCTTCAATACAACAGGTTACGGACTGGTCACCAACTACCAACTGACACCAAACCTGCTATTAAAAGCATCCTTTGAAAAGACCTATCGTCTGCCATCAGAAACAGAATTGTTTGGAGACGAGGTTTTGGAGGTGGGTACTGTCACCCTCAAAGCTGAAAACAGCAACAACGTCAACTTTAATGTGAGCTACAATCCTTCCTTCGGAAAATCAAAACTACATAGCATAAACCTTGATGCCGGTTTTATATACCGTGACACAAGAGACTATATCAGAAGGCAGATTGAACAAAAATACGGAGGAGCCTACTACACCAACCACGGCAAGGTACTTAACCTAGGCATCGACTTGGAAGCGAAATACTACTACAATAACCAATTCTCTTTGGGTGGTAATATGAGCTACCAGAATATCCGCAATATGGAAGAGTTCTCTCCAAGTGGCCAAAAACTGATCTACTATAAAGACAGGATGCCTAACCTACCCTACTTGTTCGGCAATGCTTTTACCAGTTATGAATTTACTGGCAAACAGGGGAACTCACTTACTGTAAGCTACTTCCTGAATTATGTACATGAGTTTTTCCGCCAATGGGAAAGCGAGGGGGGATCAAGGGATAAGAAGGTAATTCCCGAACAGCTCTCACACGACCTAGCGCTTACCTATATACTGAAAAACGGTCGCTACAATATCTCTCTGGAAGTACAGAACCTTACTGATGAACTGCTATACGATAACTACAGCTTGCAAAAGCCGGGGCGTAGTTTCTCTGCCAAGCTAAGATATTACTTCACTAAGCATAACGATTAA
- a CDS encoding DUF4374 domain-containing protein — translation MTDIKRLFAYGLSAYMAFSLVACDSDDKEDTSEPTPEITESQPTFFISANGESAEYVLTTDDINSGDLSLAGQGIELEQTNYRWIFNHEPSVAIGLVYAQGEPGIGLGYQLDAYGNMQSIGSFQITSRFTSYGFFESNAITSVGGQTLTDDQGNALLDNDGNERSDGATFNIINFENGQLSMSSKSIETLDKIVDGQQVTFSGIVDMGNGEFLTGVVASTPKATAEGGGSSGSVLYPDSCWVAALDADLNIKRVYRSDKLSYASGRYRSQYYSQINQDDKGNAYVFSGSFETTATKPCGALRINSGATDFDDSYYFNIEALSDGYHFRQVWHITEDYFLLEFYNELEVTTNTPATQYGIVKMEDKTFNWLSGFLSKDSITDSGLPMSYEGKLYFPITVDGEYPAIYVIDPATATAEKGITVEATAVNAIGIMETE, via the coding sequence ATGACTGATATAAAACGACTATTCGCCTACGGACTATCCGCTTATATGGCTTTCTCACTTGTAGCCTGTGACAGTGATGATAAAGAGGATACTTCAGAACCGACACCTGAGATCACAGAATCACAACCAACCTTTTTTATCTCTGCCAATGGAGAGTCCGCAGAATATGTTTTAACTACTGATGACATCAACTCAGGAGACTTGTCTCTAGCCGGACAAGGGATTGAGCTTGAACAAACCAACTACAGATGGATTTTCAACCATGAGCCATCTGTAGCCATAGGACTTGTTTATGCACAAGGAGAGCCAGGCATCGGGTTAGGCTATCAGCTTGATGCATATGGCAATATGCAGAGTATTGGTTCATTCCAAATTACCTCACGATTCACTTCTTACGGCTTCTTTGAGAGTAATGCCATTACCAGTGTAGGTGGTCAGACTCTGACAGACGATCAAGGAAATGCTTTGCTAGATAACGATGGCAATGAGCGTTCGGATGGCGCCACTTTCAATATCATCAACTTTGAAAATGGACAACTTTCCATGTCGAGCAAATCCATTGAGACGCTGGATAAAATCGTAGATGGACAGCAGGTTACGTTCTCAGGTATTGTTGATATGGGCAATGGTGAGTTCCTGACGGGTGTGGTCGCTTCTACACCAAAAGCCACTGCTGAAGGAGGTGGAAGTTCTGGCTCTGTGCTGTATCCTGACAGCTGTTGGGTAGCTGCACTTGATGCAGACCTTAATATCAAGAGAGTTTACAGGTCCGACAAATTGAGCTATGCATCAGGTCGTTACCGTTCCCAGTACTATTCGCAAATCAATCAAGATGATAAGGGAAATGCTTATGTATTTTCAGGCTCATTCGAGACCACTGCAACCAAACCTTGTGGCGCCTTGAGAATCAATAGTGGAGCAACCGATTTTGATGATAGCTACTACTTCAATATTGAAGCACTATCTGACGGATACCACTTCAGACAGGTATGGCACATCACAGAAGACTACTTCCTGTTGGAGTTCTACAACGAGTTGGAAGTGACAACCAATACGCCTGCCACACAATATGGTATTGTAAAGATGGAAGATAAGACCTTCAACTGGCTCTCAGGATTCCTTTCCAAGGACAGCATTACAGACTCAGGTTTACCAATGTCTTACGAAGGCAAACTTTACTTCCCAATTACTGTAGATGGTGAGTACCCTGCTATCTACGTAATTGACCCAGCGACTGCAACAGCAGAGAAAGGCATTACTGTAGAAGCTACTGCAGTCAATGCAATTGGCATCATGGAAACTGAATAA
- a CDS encoding ankyrin repeat domain-containing protein encodes MKKAIYGFCAALICAPLFLQAQSKNVFLDRNYWSETPSIEEVKNSIEEGYDPLELNNRSFNGTTYAILNNMPTETIEFLLSLEGNDINTITHDGRNYLHWAANKDNLELVKYLVDHNINTGLVDDHGYSVLNFAATTGKQNPEMYDYLLAHGSKITETNHDGANSLLLLIPHLKDFAMVDYFISKGLDLDSKDKDGNGAFYYAAKTGNTEMMDILIEKGVKYTNSNAMIAASKGTRRSSNPLSVFEYLEKKGLQANVVTKEGETPLHLLAGKAKDTDVIRYFIGKGVDVNKQDKDGNTALINAAGRNNLKVVSFIVEKSKDINASNKDGETALTNAVKGNKGEVVSYLISKGAEVNHKDKEGNNVGFYLIQSYRPNNKGAFNEKLELLQKNGFDPKAKQAKGNTLFHLAAEINDLNLLKAVQALGVDVNQTNDEGTTPLQIAAMKATDDVILKYLIKIGADTKVKTAFEETVYDLANENELLQAKGVNITFLK; translated from the coding sequence ATGAAAAAGGCAATATACGGCTTCTGTGCAGCCTTGATATGTGCTCCTCTTTTCTTACAGGCACAATCCAAGAATGTGTTTCTGGATAGAAATTACTGGAGTGAAACGCCCTCAATTGAAGAGGTAAAAAACAGTATAGAAGAAGGCTATGATCCTTTAGAGCTTAACAACCGCAGCTTCAATGGGACTACCTATGCCATTCTGAACAATATGCCAACTGAGACAATTGAATTTCTGTTGTCCCTGGAAGGAAATGACATCAACACGATCACCCATGATGGAAGAAACTATCTACACTGGGCTGCCAACAAAGACAATCTGGAACTGGTAAAATATCTGGTTGACCACAATATTAACACTGGTCTTGTAGACGACCACGGTTACTCAGTTTTGAATTTTGCAGCAACTACCGGCAAACAAAACCCTGAGATGTACGACTACCTATTGGCACATGGTTCCAAAATCACTGAAACCAACCATGACGGTGCCAATTCCCTTTTGTTGCTGATTCCTCACCTGAAGGACTTTGCTATGGTGGATTACTTCATTTCAAAAGGTTTGGACTTGGACAGTAAGGACAAAGACGGAAATGGTGCATTTTATTATGCTGCCAAAACAGGCAATACTGAAATGATGGATATCCTGATCGAAAAAGGAGTTAAATACACGAATTCCAATGCCATGATTGCGGCAAGTAAAGGAACCAGAAGAAGCTCCAACCCACTTTCAGTATTTGAATATCTGGAGAAAAAAGGCCTTCAAGCCAATGTGGTAACCAAAGAAGGCGAGACACCACTGCACCTGTTGGCTGGCAAAGCCAAAGATACAGATGTAATCCGCTACTTTATTGGCAAAGGTGTAGATGTAAACAAGCAAGACAAGGATGGCAATACAGCCTTGATCAACGCTGCCGGACGCAATAACCTTAAGGTTGTCAGCTTTATTGTGGAAAAGTCCAAAGACATCAATGCCAGCAACAAGGATGGAGAGACTGCGCTTACCAATGCCGTTAAAGGCAACAAGGGAGAAGTCGTGAGCTACCTGATCAGTAAAGGTGCTGAAGTCAACCATAAGGACAAGGAAGGAAACAATGTAGGTTTTTACCTGATTCAGTCTTACCGCCCAAATAACAAGGGGGCATTCAATGAAAAACTCGAACTCCTTCAAAAAAATGGCTTTGATCCTAAAGCAAAGCAGGCGAAAGGCAATACCCTTTTCCATTTGGCTGCTGAGATAAACGACCTGAATCTTTTGAAAGCAGTACAAGCATTGGGAGTGGATGTCAACCAAACAAATGACGAAGGTACGACTCCTTTGCAAATCGCTGCCATGAAAGCTACCGATGATGTCATTCTTAAATACCTGATCAAGATCGGTGCTGATACAAAGGTAAAAACGGCTTTTGAAGAGACTGTTTACGACTTGGCAAACGAGAATGAGTTGCTTCAGGCTAAAGGGGTTAATATCACTTTCTTAAAATAA
- a CDS encoding DUF2271 domain-containing protein — protein MLKEKFVWVLLSIFLFSWMPIKTNTSTSYKCMVQLTNYKGEGAYMVISLIDQDGEYEKTLYVMGKDEEWYPDLTNWWHFFDNNRTDIDGMSGATISGGERTVCVIELDSDKIDAGYKLRFETAVEDQKYFVDDVEVPLTAETVKGKFDGKGYIRYIRMIPN, from the coding sequence ATGCTAAAGGAAAAATTCGTATGGGTACTGTTGAGCATCTTCCTGTTCAGTTGGATGCCCATAAAGACTAACACAAGTACTTCCTACAAATGTATGGTTCAGTTAACCAACTACAAAGGTGAAGGTGCTTACATGGTCATTTCATTGATTGACCAAGATGGGGAATATGAGAAAACACTTTATGTGATGGGTAAGGATGAGGAATGGTATCCTGACCTGACTAACTGGTGGCATTTCTTTGACAACAACAGAACTGATATAGACGGCATGAGTGGGGCTACCATCTCAGGAGGTGAAAGAACTGTTTGTGTTATCGAACTGGACAGTGACAAAATTGACGCTGGCTATAAACTTAGGTTCGAAACAGCCGTGGAAGATCAAAAGTATTTTGTGGACGATGTAGAAGTTCCACTCACTGCTGAAACCGTCAAAGGTAAGTTTGATGGCAAGGGATATATACGCTATATCCGTATGATACCGAACTAA
- a CDS encoding PepSY domain-containing protein, translated as MIISIWRYSHLVLAVSSFLFVLIAALTGIVLSFEPITYKMMGYSIAGAADLSLAETLIHLKSTYAEILSLKVDHNGFVAVSAIDQAGNMGDFYVNPFTGEKLGEVVEKAPLFEFATSLHRSLFLKGLGRFFVGLSAFLLLLITVTGIILILKRQQGIKHFFATIQKESFYQYYHIYLGRISLIPILIITLSGTYLSLQRFDIIPEEAPLSHNIDFEHISETPKIDYSAFPIFKTTKLSALRVLEFPFSEDVEDYYTLQLTNKELLVNQLTGEILSEQSYPLVTLLSELSLTLHTGQGNVGWAIILGLSACGILFFIYSGFALTLKRKSTKLKNTFKKDDCKYIILVGSETGSTLPFAMQLQNQLLEIGEKSFITEMNRFSEFRKMEHLIVITSTYGQGEAPANANKFVALFSKFPPTQPYTYSVVGFGSLAYADFCQFALDVDQMLYKDTLSSRLLEVQTINNRSWEAYRHWGREWEKCIGLTLDFPAKSPIETTKKKQYTFKVIQKTAAVENPDDTFLIQLQPMQKLRLTSGDLLAVYPSEDEHERLYSMAVTKEQTILLSVKRHEKGICSNYLNNLSCGELLNASIVTNKDFHFPTKASKVVMISTGTGIAPFLGMLSQNSKQIETHLYWGGRNEASYALYRYSIENNLKERHLTRFAPAYSRVEKERNYVQHLIEKDQQLIAQTLDENGVIMVCGSIAMQQEVMQTLEKIVFNHNGHNLSYYQKKQQIRIDCY; from the coding sequence ATGATTATTTCAATCTGGAGATACAGCCATCTGGTTTTGGCTGTATCCTCTTTCCTTTTTGTACTGATTGCCGCACTGACGGGGATAGTCCTATCTTTTGAGCCTATCACTTACAAGATGATGGGTTACAGTATCGCAGGTGCAGCTGATTTGAGTTTGGCAGAGACCTTAATTCATCTCAAGTCCACCTATGCTGAAATACTGAGTCTCAAGGTAGATCACAATGGTTTTGTAGCAGTGTCTGCCATTGATCAGGCAGGTAATATGGGAGACTTTTATGTCAATCCATTTACTGGTGAAAAGCTAGGCGAAGTAGTTGAAAAGGCACCACTATTTGAGTTTGCCACAAGTCTTCACAGGTCTTTGTTCCTGAAAGGACTTGGTCGCTTTTTTGTCGGGCTTTCTGCTTTCTTGCTTTTACTGATCACAGTTACTGGCATTATCCTCATCCTTAAAAGACAACAGGGCATCAAGCATTTTTTTGCCACAATCCAGAAAGAAAGCTTTTACCAATACTACCATATTTACTTGGGCAGGATATCCCTCATCCCAATCCTGATTATTACGCTAAGCGGCACCTACCTCTCATTACAGCGTTTTGACATAATTCCAGAAGAAGCCCCCCTTTCACATAACATTGATTTTGAGCATATTTCTGAAACACCCAAAATTGACTATAGCGCATTCCCAATATTTAAAACCACAAAGCTGTCTGCGTTAAGAGTATTAGAGTTTCCTTTCTCAGAAGATGTAGAAGATTACTATACTCTTCAGCTAACGAACAAAGAATTACTGGTAAACCAACTGACAGGAGAGATCCTGAGTGAACAAAGCTACCCTTTGGTAACGTTACTTTCCGAGCTGAGCCTGACGCTCCATACCGGTCAAGGAAATGTAGGATGGGCAATCATCTTGGGACTTTCGGCATGTGGTATCCTGTTCTTTATCTACTCAGGATTTGCCCTTACGCTCAAACGTAAAAGCACCAAACTGAAGAACACTTTCAAAAAGGATGACTGTAAATATATTATTCTGGTAGGTTCAGAAACTGGTAGTACACTCCCATTCGCCATGCAGTTACAAAACCAGTTGCTGGAGATAGGTGAAAAGTCATTTATTACAGAAATGAACCGATTCTCAGAGTTCAGGAAGATGGAACACCTGATTGTGATCACTTCCACATATGGACAAGGAGAAGCACCAGCCAATGCCAACAAGTTTGTAGCACTTTTCAGTAAGTTCCCTCCTACTCAACCCTATACGTATTCTGTAGTTGGGTTTGGCTCATTGGCATACGCTGACTTCTGCCAGTTTGCCTTGGATGTAGACCAAATGCTTTACAAGGATACGCTAAGTTCACGACTACTGGAGGTACAAACCATTAACAACCGCTCTTGGGAGGCTTACCGACATTGGGGGCGAGAATGGGAAAAATGTATCGGTTTGACATTGGATTTTCCTGCAAAAAGCCCAATAGAAACCACCAAAAAGAAGCAGTACACTTTCAAGGTCATCCAAAAAACTGCTGCTGTTGAAAATCCTGATGATACATTCCTGATCCAGCTTCAACCCATGCAGAAACTGCGTTTGACTTCCGGTGACCTCCTAGCGGTTTATCCATCTGAAGATGAACACGAACGCTTGTATTCGATGGCAGTTACAAAAGAGCAAACGATTTTGCTCAGTGTGAAACGACATGAAAAGGGTATTTGCTCCAACTATTTAAACAACCTTAGTTGCGGCGAACTGCTCAATGCCAGCATTGTAACCAATAAAGACTTTCACTTCCCCACCAAAGCATCAAAAGTGGTGATGATCAGTACGGGAACCGGCATTGCCCCTTTTCTTGGAATGCTTTCCCAAAACAGCAAGCAGATTGAGACTCATTTATATTGGGGTGGAAGAAATGAAGCATCATACGCACTCTACCGATACAGTATTGAAAACAACCTGAAAGAGCGTCATTTAACCCGATTTGCACCAGCTTATTCCAGAGTTGAAAAGGAACGTAATTATGTTCAGCATTTGATCGAAAAAGATCAGCAGCTAATTGCCCAGACACTTGATGAAAATGGCGTAATCATGGTTTGCGGTTCTATTGCCATGCAACAGGAAGTAATGCAAACACTTGAAAAAATTGTATTCAACCACAACGGACATAACTTAAGCTACTATCAGAAGAAGCAACAAATCCGGATAGATTGTTATTAG
- a CDS encoding DUF3861 domain-containing protein: MNKRANKYKMNLNLVSLANGEKPELEKAIELEFDNHDEIFGLIERSKEKNLFDNPQQSVEFTIGLKLFSEVMLKNRNHPLFEAFAPAFRDFMKKLKSM, translated from the coding sequence ATGAACAAAAGAGCAAACAAGTACAAAATGAATTTGAATCTGGTTTCACTTGCCAATGGTGAAAAACCTGAACTGGAAAAAGCAATTGAACTGGAATTTGATAACCATGACGAAATTTTTGGGCTTATCGAAAGGTCAAAGGAAAAGAACCTGTTTGATAACCCACAACAGTCTGTAGAGTTTACCATTGGGCTTAAGCTGTTTAGTGAGGTGATGCTTAAAAACCGTAATCACCCGCTGTTTGAAGCATTTGCTCCAGCCTTTCGGGACTTTATGAAGAAACTGAAAAGTATGTAG